The Synechococcus sp. RS9909 genomic interval ATCAGCAGCCACAGCACCAGGCCGTGGCCCTGGCCATCGAGCAGCACCCCGGCCAGCAGCGGTGCGCCCGTGGCGCTGATGGCGAAGCACTGGGAGAACAGGGCCATCGCCAGGCCCCGATGCTGTAGGGGCGTTTCTTCCACCATCGCCTCCGCGGCCGTGGGCAGAAACGCGGCTTCGGCGAAGGCCATCGGCAGCACCGCCAGCACAATCAAGCCAACGCCACCAGTCCAGAGAGCGGAGCCGGCGAGCAGCACACAGCCGCCGCTGAAACTCACCAGCCCCACCCCCAGCCCAAACCGCAGGCTGCGGCCGGCCACCCAGTTGCCCACCGGCCATTGCAGCAGCACCAGCAATCCCAGCTGCAGCGCAATCAGCCCCCCACTCCAGGCTTCGCTCAGCGCTGGCCGGTCGAGACCGCCGCGCACCAGATCCAGAGGCAGGGCGCTCTGCAGCAGGGAAATCATGCCGGTGGCCACGATGCTCACCGCCAGCACGGGCAACAGGGGCAGCAGCCAGCTGCCGTGGCCGCTTGCCCCATCACCATCCGTGAAGCCTCCCTGCCTCGATCCCTGCCTCGATCCCTGCCTTGGATGCAGCATCGCCTCCCGGCCATCGGGCAGGGGCCGCCAGATCAGCACCAGCAGCATGCTCAGCACGGCCGAGGCCTCCACCAGAAACACGCCGCGGATCAGGCCCAGGCCGGCGAGCACCGCACCGATCAGGGCTCCCATCGCCACGCCGAGGGCATCGGCGCTGCGGGCCAAGGCGTAGCCGCGGCTGGAGGGAAAGGCCCCGGTGCTCAGCGGCACGGCCAGTTCGATCGCCGGGAAATAGAGGCCAGCGGCGATGCCGATCAACAGCTGGCCGATCACATAGCCCTGGAAGCCCTGGGCCTGCAGCAGCACCAGATCAGCCGCCAGGGCCAGCAGCGCCGCCGCCCGCACGGGCCAGGAGCAGCGGAGGCCTCGATCAAGCAGGAGTCCGCAGAGCAAGCGCGCCACCGTGCCGATCAGGGCCGATGCCGCCAACCCCTGCCCCACCTGACTGGCGGACAG includes:
- a CDS encoding MFS transporter gives rise to the protein MTPIIFHQANLSASQVGQGLAASALIGTVARLLCGLLLDRGLRCSWPVRAAALLALAADLVLLQAQGFQGYVIGQLLIGIAAGLYFPAIELAVPLSTGAFPSSRGYALARSADALGVAMGALIGAVLAGLGLIRGVFLVEASAVLSMLLVLIWRPLPDGREAMLHPRQGSRQGSRQGGFTDGDGASGHGSWLLPLLPVLAVSIVATGMISLLQSALPLDLVRGGLDRPALSEAWSGGLIALQLGLLVLLQWPVGNWVAGRSLRFGLGVGLVSFSGGCVLLAGSALWTGGVGLIVLAVLPMAFAEAAFLPTAAEAMVEETPLQHRGLAMALFSQCFAISATGAPLLAGVLLDGQGHGLVLWLLMALVCLLVLPLLQAVRPRYRVSPEQP